CTTATACTCTGGTTGTTTCGGTGTAAAGACATACTCCATGTCCTTTTCTTTCACTTTCATTTTCATGATTCCCATTTGTACTTGCCATTCGCTCGCTGATACTCGTTCTAACAAAGTACCTTTTTGGCCAAAAGTAAGTACCTTTACCTCATCACCAGGATTAAATGTTTGCTTTTTGGCTTTATGTTTAAGAATTTTCCCAGATTTCTCTATTTTTGGTGTAGCCTGTTCAAGGCGCTTCTTGGCATCAATTAGTTCATGCTCTTTAATTTCCACGTGCTTTTCGACTCTCATTTTCCGAAGGTCGCGAATAATTTTATCTGCCTCATCTTTTGCTTGTTCAATCATTTCTTCTGCCTTTAAAGCAGCTTTTTCAAAAAGAGTATCTTTTTGTTCGTAGAAGTCCATCAGTTGCTTTTGCAAATCTTGATGAAGTTTTTCAGACTGTTTTAAATAATCTCTTGCTTCCTCTTGTTCTGTTTCAGCTTGACGTTTGCTTTTCTCTAATGATGCAATCATTTTATCAATTTGGTTTGTATCCTCACTGACGTGAGTTCGAGCCGCTTCAATAACCTTTGCACTTAAGCCCAACCGTTTAGAAATTTCAAACGCATTGCTTCGGCCTGGTACGCCTAATAGCAGCTTATACGTTGGTGATAAAGTTTCAACATTAAATTCAACGCTTGCATTTAGAACACCTTCCCGGTTATAGCCATATGCTTTTAATTCTGGATAATGTGTTGTAGCAATGACCCTTGACCCACGTTTATAGATCTCATCTAGGATAGATATCGCTAAGGCTGCACCTTCCCCTGGATCTGTACCTGCCCCTAGCTCATCAAATAAGACGAGACTATTAAAATCGGCCTTATTTAATATGTCGACTATATTCACCATATGGGAGGAGAACGTGCTTAAGCTTTGTTCAATTGATTGCTCATCTCCAATGTCAGCATACACAGCATCAAAAACAGCAAGTTCCGAACCATCAAGTGCTGGAATCTGCAGGCCAGCTTGTGCCATTAATGTACATAATCCAACCGTTTTTAAGGTAACCGTTTTTCCTCCCGTATTTGGTCCAGTAATGACTATCGTTGTATAATCTTTTCCAAGCTTGATATCATTAGCAACAACCTCATTGATTGGGATTAACGGGTGCCTTGCTTTATATAATCGAATGATCCCATTATCATTCATGACTGGCATTGATCCTTTTATCTGTCTTCCGTACCTTGCTTTCGCAAAAATAAAGTCTAAATTTGTAAGGATATCCACTATTACCTGCAATTCCATTTCACTTTCGGCAGTTAGTGCAGACAATTCAGCTAGGATCCGTTCGATTTCGAGCTGTTCTTTGACACGAATGTCTTGTAACTGATTGTTTAATTGAACAATTGCTTGCGGTTCAATAAATAGTGTTTGTCCTGAAGCACTTTGGTCATGAATAATACCACCATAGTGTCCACGATATTCTTGTTTCACCGGGATAACAAATCGGTCATTACGAATCGTTACAATCGCATCTGATAACATCTTTTGAGCATTTGATGAGCGGATCATACTTTCAAGTTTTTCCCGGACACGTGCTTCATTTGATCTTAATTGATTTCGGAGATTGCGTAAAAGATCACTCGCGCTATCTAGAATTTCTCCGCTTTCGTCTATCGCATTTTTAATAGATTCCTCTAAATGAGGCAATGGAATAATCTGTTCTGCATGTTCATTTAAAATAGGAATTTCAATCTTTTCATCTTCCATATCTTCTATAAACCGCTTCATTTGCCTGCTTGCATGGATGGTACTAGCAATTTGAACAAGCTCATGCGGACTAAGCACCCCCCCAATTACAGAGCGTTTAATATGTGCACGAATATCATGAATTCCTGATAGTGGAACATTTGCTTTAAGACGAAATACGTTTGCAGCCTCATCTGTTTCTGCTTGTAGCTTAACTACCTCTTCAAATTCAATAGAAGGTAGCAAGTTTTTCACTTTTTCCTTACCAAGAGATGATGAAGCATGTCCCAGGATCTGTTCCTTTATTTTTTCAAATTCTAAAACCTTTAATGCTTTTTGATGCATGGAGAAACCCTCCTAATTCTGTTACTCTCGGTTATTTAAAAACTCTTTCAAGTCAGTAAGTTCTAATGCATTTAAAACGGATGACTTTTTAATCCAGCCTTTCTTGGCTGTAGATACTCCTATTTCCATATGTGCTAATGTATCCACTTTGTGGGCATCTGTATTGATGACAATCTTCACGTCTGCTTCCTGTGCTTTTCTCAAGTGATGAGAAGCAAGGTCGAGCCGATTTGGATTTGCATTCAATTCCAAGGCAGTATTGGTTAACTTGGCTAATTCAATTAATAAGTCGATATCTACTTCATAGCCTTCGCGCCGTCCAATTAATCTTCCCGTCGGATGGGCAATAATATCCACATGCTTGTTTTCTAAAGCCATTTTTAGTCGTCCCATTATCTTTTCCTTAGGTTGGGTAAAAGCAGAATGAATTGAAGCGATAACGATGTCTATTCCTTCTAGCAATTCATCATCATAATCAAGTGTACCATCAGGAAGAATATCCATTTCGATACCCGATAGGATCATAAAGTCATCATATTTCTCATTTAATTGTTTGATTTCTTCCCTTTGCTTTACTAATCTTTCAGGAGTAAGTCCATTTGCCACTTTTAAAAACCGCGAATGGTCGGTTATGGCCATATACTGATAACCTCTATTTCTACATGCCTCAGCCATGTCCGCTATTGAATTAGCACCATCACTCCAAGTAGAGTGCATGTGAAGGTCACCTTTTATATCATTTATGTCAATTAATTCCTGCTCGGCTGTAAATTCATCCACTTCTTTTCCGTCTTCACGAATTTCAGGTGGTATAAATGGAAGCCCAAAATGCTTGAAAAACTCCTGCTCTGAGGTAAAAGTAAGAACTTCCCCAGTTTTCAGGTTTTCCACACCATACTCACTTATTTTTTCTCCTCGCTCTTTCGCAAGCTGTCTCATTCGAACATTATGTTCCTTAGAACCTGTAAAATGGTGTAATGTTGTGATAAATTCTTCTGGTTTAACAAGACGGAAATCTACGGAAATATCAAAATGGTAGCTAAATGTTAGTGAAACCTTCGTATTACCAGCCCCAATTACCTCTTTAATATTAGGCAAATTTAACAGCTGTTGTTTAATACTTTCAGGATGATTTGTTGCAATAATAAAATCAAGATCTTTACTAGTTTCCCTCATTCTTCTCAAACTTCCAGCCCTTGAAAAACGGCTGATATCAGACATGTGGGTAAGTCTCTCTTCCATTTGCTCTGCAAGTGGGAGCATAAAAGCAAGCGGCAGCCTTTCAGGTCGATTCCCCGCCGTCAAAATCGCATTTACTATATTTTCTTCTGTCTTTTTTCCGAAACCTGGAAGTAACTGAACCTTCCCCGCCAAGCAGGCCTCTTCCAAGCCTGATACATCCTCAATTCCTAACTCTTGGTTTAGTTTTGCAATTTTTTTACCACCAAGACCTGGTAGCTGTAATAACGGAATCAACCCTGGAGGAACTTCCTTCTTCAGTTCTTTTAACACTGTGGAGTATCCTTCATTTATATATTCTTCAATAGTAGCCGCTGTCCCTTTACCAATACCAGGTAGCTTGGTGAAATCCTCGATTTCTGTTATGCTGCGGTCATCTGTCTCCAATGCTGTCGCCGCTTTGCGGAATGCAGACACCTTAAACGGATTCTCACCTTTTAATTCTAAATAAACGGCAATCATTTCTAACAGTCGAACTACGTCCTTTTTAGTTACATTCATCATATCCACCAGCCTCTTTTTAGCATTTTCCATTTTCTCTTATTTAAGGTATGAATAGAAAGAAAAACACAAAGCATCTTGGAATAAGGAGTGTTAACTTAAAGCTACTACCATCTCTAACAGGTTAGCGCTTTTTTTATAGGCGGCCCCCATTGCTACAGAAGTATCCTTGCTACACAGAAAAACTTCCCTGCTATAGAGAAGTTCCAGCACCTAC
The Neobacillus sp. PS3-40 genome window above contains:
- a CDS encoding endonuclease MutS2; this translates as MHQKALKVLEFEKIKEQILGHASSSLGKEKVKNLLPSIEFEEVVKLQAETDEAANVFRLKANVPLSGIHDIRAHIKRSVIGGVLSPHELVQIASTIHASRQMKRFIEDMEDEKIEIPILNEHAEQIIPLPHLEESIKNAIDESGEILDSASDLLRNLRNQLRSNEARVREKLESMIRSSNAQKMLSDAIVTIRNDRFVIPVKQEYRGHYGGIIHDQSASGQTLFIEPQAIVQLNNQLQDIRVKEQLEIERILAELSALTAESEMELQVIVDILTNLDFIFAKARYGRQIKGSMPVMNDNGIIRLYKARHPLIPINEVVANDIKLGKDYTTIVITGPNTGGKTVTLKTVGLCTLMAQAGLQIPALDGSELAVFDAVYADIGDEQSIEQSLSTFSSHMVNIVDILNKADFNSLVLFDELGAGTDPGEGAALAISILDEIYKRGSRVIATTHYPELKAYGYNREGVLNASVEFNVETLSPTYKLLLGVPGRSNAFEISKRLGLSAKVIEAARTHVSEDTNQIDKMIASLEKSKRQAETEQEEARDYLKQSEKLHQDLQKQLMDFYEQKDTLFEKAALKAEEMIEQAKDEADKIIRDLRKMRVEKHVEIKEHELIDAKKRLEQATPKIEKSGKILKHKAKKQTFNPGDEVKVLTFGQKGTLLERVSASEWQVQMGIMKMKVKEKDMEYVFTPKQPEYKPMSIVKGRDAEVKLELDLRGERFESALVRVEKYIDDALLSNYSRVSIIHGKGTGALRQGVQEYLKNHRSVKKIRFGDAGEGGTGVTIVEFK
- the polX gene encoding DNA polymerase/3'-5' exonuclease PolX — translated: MNVTKKDVVRLLEMIAVYLELKGENPFKVSAFRKAATALETDDRSITEIEDFTKLPGIGKGTAATIEEYINEGYSTVLKELKKEVPPGLIPLLQLPGLGGKKIAKLNQELGIEDVSGLEEACLAGKVQLLPGFGKKTEENIVNAILTAGNRPERLPLAFMLPLAEQMEERLTHMSDISRFSRAGSLRRMRETSKDLDFIIATNHPESIKQQLLNLPNIKEVIGAGNTKVSLTFSYHFDISVDFRLVKPEEFITTLHHFTGSKEHNVRMRQLAKERGEKISEYGVENLKTGEVLTFTSEQEFFKHFGLPFIPPEIREDGKEVDEFTAEQELIDINDIKGDLHMHSTWSDGANSIADMAEACRNRGYQYMAITDHSRFLKVANGLTPERLVKQREEIKQLNEKYDDFMILSGIEMDILPDGTLDYDDELLEGIDIVIASIHSAFTQPKEKIMGRLKMALENKHVDIIAHPTGRLIGRREGYEVDIDLLIELAKLTNTALELNANPNRLDLASHHLRKAQEADVKIVINTDAHKVDTLAHMEIGVSTAKKGWIKKSSVLNALELTDLKEFLNNRE